The following nucleotide sequence is from Nocardioides eburneiflavus.
AGGCCGCCGCCCCAGCGGACCCAGTCGTGCTGGAGCAGGTCGGCGACCTTGGAGCTGGTGATGCGCTCCTTCATCTCCTCGGGGATCGGCATCCGCCAGTGCTGCTCGCCGGCAGCCGCGCCGGCCGCGAGGACCGCGGGCACCTGGTCGTCGGTGCCCATCACGGCGCCGACCTTGTCGCCGAGGGCGAGCTGCATGTGGCCGGTGAGGGTGGCGATGTCGACGACGACGTCGGGCTCCTCGACCACGGCCAGCGAGAGCGCGTCGCCGAGCAGCATCCGGCCCTCCGCGTCGGTGTTGGCGATCTCGACGGTGGTGCCGTCGTGCATCGTGATCACGTCGCCGGGGCGGGTCGAGGTGGCCGAGACCATGTTCTCGGCCATCGGTGCGAAGGCGGTGACCCGGACCGGCAGGCCGAGCCGCGCGATCGCGAGGGTCGCGGCGACGACGCTGGCGGCGCCGGCCATGTCGCCCTTCATGTTGGTCATGCTGGAGGACGGCTTGATGGTGAGCCCGCCGGAGTCGAAGGTGACGCCCTTGCCGACCAGCGCGAGGTGGCTGACGGCGTCCTCGGGGGCCCAGGTCAGCTTGACCAGCCGCGAGGGCGCGGCCGACGAGTCGCCGACGCTGAGGATGCCGCCACAGCCCATCTCGGCGAGCTGCTCGTGGTCGAAGACCTCGAGCTTCACCTTGGGGGCGCCGCGGCCCTTGGTGACCTCCTTGTGCGCGGCGGTCACCAGGTCGGCCAGCAGCGGGGGAGTGCAGTCGCGGGGAGGGGTGTTGACCCAGTCGCGGGTGAGCGCCACGGCGTCGGCGAGGACCTCTGCCTCCTCGAGGGCGGCGACGGCCTCGGCCTTGCGGGCGATCGAGCTGAGCACGACCACGTCGGTCGGCTCGATGGTCTCGGGCTTCGTCGACTTGTACGCCGTGAAGGTGTAGCCGCCGAGGCGGTGGCCCTCGACGACCGCGGCGACCAGCTCCGGGGTCTCACCCGGCAGGGCGAGCGCGACCGACGCGGCGTTGGGGACGCTGCGGGCCGCGACGCCCGCGGCGCGGCGTACGGCGATCGCGTCGGTCGGGTCCTCGCCGAGGCCGACGAAGACCAGCAGGGGCGCGTTGACCTCGTCGCGAGTGGGCGTCCTGACCGCCTCGCCGGCCTTGCCGGTGACGCCCAGGGTGGACAGGAACGGACGCAGCCGGCGGCCGTAGGCGGCGCTGACGTCCTCGGCCGCGTCGCACAGGCGCGGCCCCTTCGGGCCGGCGACCACTCCCACGACGACCGCGTCGGCTCGGGTCTTGGCGGGGCTGGCGCTGCGCACGGAGTAGGTGGTCACCCGGGCATGCTAGGGGAGTCCCGAGGGGAGTCAGGACGCGAGGCATGCTGCGGTAGGTTGCGCCACATGGCCGGATCTCTGAAGCAGTCGCCCCTCCACGACCGTCACGAGGCCCTCGGTGCGAAGTACGCCGAGTTCGGCGGATGGTCGATGCCGCTGGAGTATGCGACCGGTGTCGTCAAGGAGCACACGGCCGTGCGGGAGTCCGTCGGGATCTTCGACGTCAGCCACCTGGGCAAGGCGCTGGTGTCGGGGCCGGGGGCCGTCGACCTCGTCAACTCGACCCTGTCCAACGACCTCGCCAAGATCGGTCCGGGCAAGGCCCAGTACACCCTGTGCCTCGACGAGTCGGGCGGCATCGTCGACGACCTCATCGCCTACTGGCACGACGACGAGCACGTGCTGCTGATCCCCAACGCCGCCAACACCGCGGAGGTCGTACGCCGCCTGCAGGCCGCCGCCCCGGACGGCGTGAAGGTGGTCGACCACCACGACGACTACGCCGTGCTCGCGGTGCAGGGCACCCGCTCCGACGAGGTGCTCGACAAGGTGGGCCTGCCGACCGGCCACGAGTACATGTCGTTCGTCGAGGCCGACCTGGAGGTCGGCGAGGACACCGTCGGCGTCGTGGTGTGCCGTACGGGCTACACCGGCGAGCGCGGCTACGAGCTCGTCGTGGCCAACCACGCCGCCGGCGAGCTGTGGGACCGGCTGATGGCGGCGGGCGAGGAGTGGGGCATCACTGCGTGCGGCCTCGGCGCGCGCGACACGCTGCGCACCGAGATGGGCTACCCGCTCCACGGACAGGACATCACCCTCGACACCAACCCGGTCGAGGCCGGCCTGTCGTGGGCGGTCGGCTGGAAGAAGGACGCGTTCTGGGGTCGCGAGGCGGTGCTGCGCATCAAGGAGGAGGGTCCCCGGCGGCGGCTGCGCGGGCTGGTCGCCGTGGGGCGCGGCATCCCGCGCCCCGGCATGAGCGTCACGCTCACCCACGACGTACCCCTGGCCGACATCACCTCCGGCACCTTCTCGCCGACGCTCAAGAAGGGCATCGGGCTCGCTCTGGTCCCGACGATGGTCGCCGAGGACGCGCAGGTCGGTGTCGACGTGCGCGGGCGCCGCGAGATCTTCCAGCTGGTCAAGCCGCCCTTCGTCGACCCCTCGGTGAAGGAGTCCTGACGTGCTCCCCGGGCAGCCCCCGACCTTCCGCCAGCCGTCGGTCTCCGAGCGGCCGTGGTGGTGGCGCCTCGAGGACGCCGCCGGCGAGCCGGTCGAGGTCGCCGGTCACTCCGACCAGCGCTTCGCCACGCAGGGCGACGCGGAGTCGTGGGTGGGCGAGATCTGGGCAGAGCTCGCCGAGCACGGCGTCGCCGCCGTGACGCTGTTCGACCACGACCGCCAGGTCTACGGCCCGATGTCGCTCAGCGCCTGAGGTCATCCGGCACCCGCGGCTGCTCCGAAGGACGGGTCGAGGGAGGCGGTGCAGGTGGCGGAGCAGTCCGACTTCGCGCGCTACGTCGACGCGCGCTGGCCCGACCTGGTGGGCGGGCTCGAGGACGAGGGTGTCTCTCCCGACGAGGCGCGCCTCGCCGTGGCCGAGGTGCTGCTGGCCGGCCGTCGCGGCTGGGACCGGCGCGTCCGTGAGGAGCAGGTCGACGTCGTGATCTGGGCCGAGGTGCGTGAGCGGGCCGGGCTGCCTGCGCGACCGGGGGACCCCGTGCCGCACGCCGTACGCCCCCGCGACCCGCGCGACGTGCCGGAGGCGTGGCTCGCCCGGGCCGAGGGGCTGCGCGCGGCCCGGCGGCGCCGGGGAGTGAGGCGCGGCATCGTCGGCGCGCTGGTCGTCTCGGTGCTGGCGGCCGGCTGGGCCTGGTGGGCGGCACAGCCGTCGCCGCCCGACGTGCGAGAGGAGGCGAACCCGCTGCCGGTGGCCTGGTACGCCGAGGGTGAGCTGCACCTCGAGGACGTGGTCGTCGAGCTGCCTCGCGTGGACGCCTTCGTCGTCGACGGCTCCGGCGCCGTGGTCCGGCTGCGCTCCGGTGAGGTCGTGCGGGTGGGTGCCGGGGGCGACGTCGAGCCCACCGACGAGGCGCCCGCCGGCCTCGACACCACGCCGAGCCCGCCGCCTGTGTCGGGGCTGGGGAGGTACGACGTGCTGGTGCAGAGCGTGCCGCTCGCCGACGGCGGCTGGGCCCACCTCATCGACTCCTCGCGTCGCGACGGCGCCCAGGACGCGGTCCGGCAGTCGGAGTCCGGCCGCCGTGCCGTACTGGTCTGTCGCACGGTGTCGTCGTGCGACGAGCCGGTGACGGTCGTGGTCGGTGCGGGCACCATCCGGTTGCGGTGATCCTCAGGGCCACGAAGGGTCATCCGCGCAGGTGGTGCGAGCACCGGTCAGGGTGAGTAGACCAGGTGGGGGCGCGCGGATCTAGCCGCAGATGGTGCGCGGCTCTGCCGATGTCAGGAACTGACGCGCACGCTGGGGAAGCCATTGGCATGCTCGATGCTCGAGCCAAAACCGCAGAACGGATGCCCTCCATACGTGCCCTCGTTGGCAAGCAACGGCCACTGTGCTCCAGCACCATTTCTTGTCGTACGCCGAGCGTGTCGATCGGGCTCCCCGAACCAGCACCGTGCAAGCATCCGGCTTCCTGCATATCAAACAGATGAAAGGTTCAACAATGGGGCACTTGCGCAAGCCATGATGCGTTCATCGGCAGTCGTCGTGATCGCAGTCACGCTGGCAGTTCCAGGAGGTTCCGCGAACGCCGTTTCGTACCAGTCGTCCGTTTCCGGATCATGCGAAGCCTTCGGGGGCTCGCTGGACGAGACGTGCCTTACCGCGGTGTCGGTAAGCAGCATTCCCATCGACCCTGCGGCACTCAGCGATCAGGACTTCGTTGCCTTGGCGTCGAACGCGGTGACGCATGCCGTGCGAGATGGCGATGCCTCTACAGCTGAGGACTTCGTAAGCGACGCCTCTGGCGATCTGTCGGATGCTGAGATTGACCAGATTGAGGGCGCTCTGGACAGAGCCGAGACCTCGCCCAAGAAAAGCCCTAGGACCCCGGTCATCCGCTCAAAGTCTAGGGCGCTACTGAAGGACGTTGGTGACCCGCAGTATCAAACGACCTACGCCCAGTACTGGCACGTGAAGTCGAATGGGGCGAGCGTCCTCATCTCGACGACCACGGTGCAGTTCTGGCACTACGTCAACACCAACCCCGCAGACTTCGGCGATAAGGCTCTCAGCCTGCATCTGACGCGGTCCTCTGGTCAGGACACCTACTACAGGAATGTCGTGTGCAAGCTTCGCCGCTCGGACACCTTCGCCGACAACGACGTCATGACCTGGAACAAGTGTCCCAATCCGGACTTCAACGGCGTGAACGACTACGACATGTACCGTGAAGATCGGGACTACTACGGCAACTGGGGCGATAAGTACTACAACAAGGTTTGGTTCGACATCAACCCGGCTGGCAGCACCTACCCAGCTCGCCGTGTAGATGCGTCGGGCCCCAAGTGGAAGAACCCTGACGGAGGTGGCGCACCGCGGTGGCTGTGACGCATCTGGAACTCCTCTCTGCTCTAACTCGGGCACCCGAGGCTGTCTCGCTTCGAGGGATTTGTCGCGAGTACCGACCAGGAACTGTGGTGACCCAGGCAGTACACGTTCGAGGTGACCTCTTGCGCGTGGAGGAACCCCCGGGAGAACCGGAGACGATCATCGGGACGTCGCACGTCTGGCATCGCGATCGGGAGACGGGCGCAGCGGTGATCAAGGAGCGACGTCCCGATGGGACCAATCCATACACCGCACCTCGGATTCTGGTGCGGTATCCGAGCGAGTTCTGGCAAGAACGACTAGAGGAAGACCGCGGCATCCTGTCCAGCGTTGCCAGAACAGTCGCGCATGGGCGAGACGCGCTGTCATTTGAACAGCGCGGACAACAGGGTGACGCATTCCAGATCACCGTGGACACTGCGACCGGCGTGTGGCTAGAAGCGCTGCACGATCGTCAGCCTTGGCTGCTTTGGGACTGGGTTCACTTCGAACCTGTCGAGGATTCGAAGTTCGAGATCGCCACTGAGGACTATTAAGTCAGTGAGTTCGCTGCTCCACGCCTAGGCTCGTGACGGCGGCCCGATGGAGTCTGGTCGCCGTCACGGACAGCCCGCATCCTCGCGCGCCCGTTTACTGCATGTACCTTGGCGCCTGCCTGCCCGGGCATGACGCTCAATCGTGCGGTCGATTAGCTCATGATTTCTGCGACTATCGCTGCTCAGCATGCCCCCTAGGTTCGCAAGCATGAAACGCCAGCCAGCGTGCTTCAGACGATTGAAGTTCCGTCTCCACCACCAACCCCGGTGCCCGAAGCGCGAATGCCCACCGCATATTGGCGTAGCGCCAAGACGTACACACTGAGCCCAGTGGCAGGGGTGACCGCGTCATGCGGCGCATCGGCGATCGGTTGAAACGGTTGGGACTGCTCGCCAGCCACGTCGAGACTGCCGAGGTACGCCAAGCCCTAACGCCATGAAACTACCGGCTGCAGCATGCGCTGGGCGAGGGCGCCGTCCAAGCCGAACGATCGAACCCAACGACCGGATCTGCCGCGATGAGTGCCATCGAGCGCGCCAAC
It contains:
- the gcvT gene encoding glycine cleavage system aminomethyltransferase GcvT, with protein sequence MAGSLKQSPLHDRHEALGAKYAEFGGWSMPLEYATGVVKEHTAVRESVGIFDVSHLGKALVSGPGAVDLVNSTLSNDLAKIGPGKAQYTLCLDESGGIVDDLIAYWHDDEHVLLIPNAANTAEVVRRLQAAAPDGVKVVDHHDDYAVLAVQGTRSDEVLDKVGLPTGHEYMSFVEADLEVGEDTVGVVVCRTGYTGERGYELVVANHAAGELWDRLMAAGEEWGITACGLGARDTLRTEMGYPLHGQDITLDTNPVEAGLSWAVGWKKDAFWGREAVLRIKEEGPRRRLRGLVAVGRGIPRPGMSVTLTHDVPLADITSGTFSPTLKKGIGLALVPTMVAEDAQVGVDVRGRREIFQLVKPPFVDPSVKES
- a CDS encoding leucyl aminopeptidase; translated protein: MTTYSVRSASPAKTRADAVVVGVVAGPKGPRLCDAAEDVSAAYGRRLRPFLSTLGVTGKAGEAVRTPTRDEVNAPLLVFVGLGEDPTDAIAVRRAAGVAARSVPNAASVALALPGETPELVAAVVEGHRLGGYTFTAYKSTKPETIEPTDVVVLSSIARKAEAVAALEEAEVLADAVALTRDWVNTPPRDCTPPLLADLVTAAHKEVTKGRGAPKVKLEVFDHEQLAEMGCGGILSVGDSSAAPSRLVKLTWAPEDAVSHLALVGKGVTFDSGGLTIKPSSSMTNMKGDMAGAASVVAATLAIARLGLPVRVTAFAPMAENMVSATSTRPGDVITMHDGTTVEIANTDAEGRMLLGDALSLAVVEEPDVVVDIATLTGHMQLALGDKVGAVMGTDDQVPAVLAAGAAAGEQHWRMPIPEEMKERITSSKVADLLQHDWVRWGGGLYAAAFLREFTGGLPWAHLDIAGKEMNLGSPYGHVPSGATGFGVTTLVAYARSLAASA